From a single Lolium rigidum isolate FL_2022 chromosome 7, APGP_CSIRO_Lrig_0.1, whole genome shotgun sequence genomic region:
- the LOC124676271 gene encoding general transcription factor 3C polypeptide 6-like has protein sequence MENVHEKDKQIGEEEEEEEYVLLELDDCLYSDIQPNDPYILSGLDTLTPTLIVGDGLKMVGEYEETVGTCYLFSERDAPPKPVRGGMAPLKEKKDKQASNSKEAPAPSKEVKQLASVQKILRFRSIGEDHQEHRTYQHEGKEF, from the exons ATGGAAAATGTGCACGAGAAAGACAAGCAAAttggtgaagaggaggaggaagaagagtatGTCTTGTTAGAGTTGGATGATTGTCTTTATTCTGACATCCAACCAAATGACCCATATATACTCTCT GGTTTGGACACACTGACTCCAACCTTGATAGTAGGTGATGGCTTGAAAATG GTTGGAGAATACGAAGAAACAGTTGGCACATGTTATTTATTTTCAGAAAGAG ATGCTCCACCAAAACCCGTTCGTGGCGGGATGGCTCCTCTCAAAGAAAAGAAGGACAAGCAAGCCAGCAATAGTAAGGAAGCACCAGCACCATCCAAGGAGGTGAAACAACTCGCAAGCGTTCAAAAGATCCTCAGATTCCGGTCAATTGGCGAGGATCATCAGGAGCACAGAACATATCAGCATGAGGGCAAGGAGTTCTGA
- the LOC124674623 gene encoding probable polyol transporter 4 has protein sequence MTESAKTRPATVASKNVGEYRRVEPELEEELDEAEWGRRTEARSRGRRRAERYVFTCALFASLNAILLGYDVGVMSGAIIYIQKDLHITEFQEEILVGCLSVISLLGSLSGGRTSDAIGRKWTMGLGAVIFQTGAVIMTFAPSFTVLMIGRLLAGVGIGFGAMISAVYIAEISPASARGTLTSLPEICINLGILLGYVSNYAFSGLSEHISWRVMLGVGILPSVFIGVALFVIPESPRWLMMEKRVPEARAVLLQISESEAEVDERLAEIEEAANIMKSVKSEDKAVWRELLSPSPAVRRMLYAGCGIQLFQQITGIDATVYYSPTIFRDAGIKSDQELLAATVAVGFTKTIFILVAIFLIDKVGRKPLLYVSTIGMTACLFVLGIALTLQKHAMGLISPSIGIDLAIFAVCGNVAFFSIGMGPICWVLSSEIFPVRLRAQASALGQVGGRVGSGLVSMSFLSMARAISVGGMFFVFGAISTVSVAFVYFCVPETKGKTLEQIEIMFEGGKGWKGGEVELEDTQHLIQGDKKSASLG, from the exons ATGACGGAGTCGGCGAAGACGAGGCCGGCGACGGTGGCGTCCAAGAACGTCGGCGAGTACCGGCGGGTCgagccggagctggaggaggagctcgacGAGGCGGAGTGGGGGCGCCGGACCGAGGCGCGCAGCCGCGGGCGCAGGAGGGCGGAGAGATACGTCTTCACCTGCGCGCTCTTCGCCTCGCTCAACGCCATTCTCCTCGGCTACG ATGTTGGTGTCATGAGTGGCGCAATCATCTACATCCAGAAAGATCTCCACATTACTGAGTTTCAGGAAGAAATCCTAGTGGGCTGCCTAAGTGTGATCTCACTCTTGGGAAGTCTGTCAGGAGGAAGAACGTCTGATGCGATCGGCAGAAAATGGACAATGGGCCTTGGTGCAGTTATCTTTCAGACCGGTGCGGTCATCATGACATTTGCTCCTTCATTCACTGTGCTCATGATAGGGAGGCTTCTCGCGGGGGTGGGTATCGGCTTTGGCGCCATGATATCTGCTGTCTACATTGCTGAGATCTCCCCCGCGTCTGCCCGTGGGACTCTCACATCCCTCCCCGAGATCTGCATAAACTTAGGGATCCTCCTGGGCTACGTTTCCAACTATGCATTTTCAGGCCTCTCCGAGCACATTAGTTGGAGGGTCATGCTTGGTGTCGGTATCCTTCCGTCTGTCTTCATCGGTGTCGCGCTTTTTGTGATCCCGGAGTCCCCTAGGTGGCTGATGATGGAGAAAAGAGTTCCAGAAGCGAGGGCAGTGCTGTTGCAGATTAGTGAGTCAGAAGCTGAGGTTGATGAAAGGCTGGCTGAGATTGAGGAAGCTGCAAATATTATGAAGTCGGTGAAATCTGAGGACAAGGCGGTGTGGAGGGAACTACTGAGCCCTTCTCCTGCTGTTCGTCGGATGCTATATGCTGGATGTGGTATTCAGTTGTTCCAGCAGATCACTGGAATCGATGCTACTGTCTATTACAGCCCAACAATTTTCAGGGATGCTGGAATCAAGTCTGACCAGGAGCTTCTTGCAGCGACCGTTGCCGTTGGGTTTACTAAGACGATTTTCATATTGGTTGCAATTTTCCTCATTGATAAAGTTGGGCGCAAGCCGCTTCTTTATGTCAGCACCATTGGCATGACGGCCTGCTTATTTGTCTTGGGGATTGCCCTTACATTGCAAAAGCATGCCATGGGGCTTATTTCTCCGAGTATTGGGATTGATCTGGCAATCTTTGCAGTTTGTGGGAATGTGGCATTCTTTTCAATTGGGATGGGACCAATTTGTTGGGTCTTGTCGTCAGAGATATTTCCTGTAAGATTACGAGCTCAGGCATCAGCACTTGGTCAAGTAGGTGGTAGAGTGGGCAGTGGTCTGGTTTCCATGTCATTCCTCTCCATGGCCCGTGCTATATCCGTGGGGGGAATGTTCTTTGTCTTTGGGGCAATCTCGACTGTCTCAGTTGCTTTTGTATACTTCTGTGTGCCAGAAACTAAAGGGAAAACTCTGGAGCAGATTGAAATAATGTTTGAAGGTGGGAAAGGATGGAAAGGAGGTGAGGTCGAGCTTGAAGATACACAACACTTAATACAGGGCGACAAGAAGTCTGCCTCTTTAGGTTGA
- the LOC124675397 gene encoding purple acid phosphatase 2-like, giving the protein MGALCLLALAVMLATAAETEAGVTSWYRRKLEATADMPLDADVFRMPPGYNAPQQVHITLGDQTGTAMTVSWVTANELGNGTVTYGRSPEKMEMSAEGTHTRYDYFNYTSGFIHHCTLKNLKHGVKYYYAMGFGHTVRTFWFTTPPKPGPDAPFKFGLIGDLGQTFDSNSTLSHYEANGGDAVLFVGDLSYADAYPLHDNNRWDTWARFVERSVAYQPWLWTTGNHELDYAPEIGETTPFKPFTHRYPTPFLAAGSTEPFWYSVKIASAHVIVLSSYSAYGKYTPQWKWLEDELGRVDRKTTPWLIVLMHSPWYNSNNYHYMEGETMRVQFEQWLVDAKVDLVLAGHVHSYERSRRFSNIQYDIINNKATPVHNLDAPVYVNIGDGGNIEGIADNFTKPQPGYSAFREASFGHGTLEIKNRTHAYYEWHRNHDGAKAVADSLWLTNRFWMPTHDDSN; this is encoded by the exons ATGGGTGCCCTGTGCCTGCTCGCGCTCGCCGTGATGCTCGCCACGGCGGCGGAAACCGAAGCCGGGGTGACGAGCTGGTACCGGCGGAAGCTGGAAGCCACCGCCGACATGCCGCTCGACGCCGACGTCTTCCGCATGCCGCCCGGCTACAATGCTCCACAACAG GTGCACATCACGCTGGGTGACCAGACGGGCACCGCCATGACGGTATCATGGGTGACGGCGAACGAGCTGGGCAACGGCACCGTGACGTACGGCCGCTCGCCGGAGAAGATGGAGATGTCGGCGGAGGGCACGCACACGCGCTACGACTACTTCAACTACACCTCCGGGTTCATCCACCACTGCACCCTCAAGAACCTCAAG CATGGTGTCAAATACTACTACGCGATGGGGTTTGGGCACACGGTGAGGACCTTCTGGTTCACCACCCCTCCCAAGCCAGGCCCTGATGCGCCCTTCAAGTTTGGACTCATCG GTGACTTGGGTCAGACGTTCGACTCGAATAGCACGTTGTCACACTACGAGGCCAACGGTGGCGACGCCGTGCTCTTCGTCGGTGACCTCTCCTACGCCGACGCCTACCCGCTCCACGACAACAACCGCTGGGACACCTGGGCTCGCTTCGTCGAGCGCAGCGTCGCCTACCAGCCATGGCTCTGGACTACCGGCAACCATGAGCTGGACTACGCGCCGGAGATCGGCGAGACGACCCCCTTCAAGCCCTTCACCCACCGCTACCCAACGCCATTCCTGGCCGCCGGCAGCACGGAGCCCTTCTGGTACTCCGTCAAGATCGCCTCGGCGCATGTCATCGTGCTCTCGTCCTACTCCGCCTACGGCAAGTACACTCCGCAATGGAAATGGCTCGAAGACGAACTGGGTCGCGTCGACAGGAAGACGACCCCGTGGCTCATCGTGCTGATGCACTCGCCATGGTACAACAGCAACAACTACCACTACATGGAGGGGGAGACGATGCGGGTGCAGTTCGAGCAATGGCTCGTCGATGCCAAGGTCGACCTCGTGCTCGCCGGACATGTCCACTCCTACGAACGCAGCCGGCGGTTCTCGAACATCCAGTATGACATCATCAATAACAAGGCTACGCCGGTGCACAACCTGGACGCGCCGGTTTACGTGAACATCGGCGACGGAGGCAATATCGAAGGCATCGCTGACAA CTTCACGAAGCCTCAGCCGGGGTACTCGGCGTTCAGAGAGGCGAGCTTTGGGCACGGGACGCTGGAGATCAAGAACCGCACGCACGCCTACTACGAGTGGCACCGTAACCATGATGGCGCCAAGGCCGTGGCCGACTCCTTGTGGCTCACCAACAGATTCTGGATGCCCACCCACGACGACTCAAACTGA